DNA sequence from the Alkaliphilus metalliredigens QYMF genome:
TTTTAAGGGATATATTTAAAGTTCTATCGATTGAAATCCAAAGCATAGCCTCTCCTCCTGAAAATTGGTACTTAAAAAATAAGGCGAAATTGGTTCTTTTGAAAACCATTTTACCATGATAACCTAAATAAGTAAAACAACGGCTGTTAAATTATAAGATTTCATCATGATGAGAAAGTAAATTTGAGGAGGATTAAAATTATGGAAAAGAAATGTGTTATTGTAATTGATTCTGAATTACCTACAGGTCTAATAGCGAATACAGCGGCTGTACTTGCTTTAACATTAGGAAATAGAATTAAAGATATTATCGGTCCTAATGTAATTGACGGAGATGGTAACATCCATGAAGGTATTACCACCATTCCATTTCCAATTCTAAAAAGTAAGGAAGTAAATATAAAGGAATTAAGAAATATAATTGGTTCTGAATATCCTGATTTATATCTTGTTGATTTTTCTAATGCTGCTCAAACGACTAAAAACTATGACGACTACACTCATAAAATAGCACAGTATACAACAAATGAACTTAAATATTTAGGGATTGCTGTTTATGGGGATAAAAAGAAAATTAATAAATTGACCGGTAACCTTCCTTTATTACGTTGATAAGGAATGTGTTTTTTAACTATTTGCTTTTTGTAAGATATTATTGACGGAAAGGATACTATGAAATAGATATGGTTTCAGGTTGGAAGGAGGCTACATTTCTTGGAATAGGAGCCATGGTAGGGGCGGGTATATTTGTTCTTAGTGGAGTAGCAGCAAGCAAAGCAGGACCAGCAGTTATAGTTTGTTTTTTCTTAGCTGCTACTTTAGCTATGTTACTAGGATCGTGCTATGCTGAATTACCTCACGTTATCCTCGTGCTGAAGGAGCTTATGAATATCTAAAAGAAACTATGGGTCAGCCTCAGCCGATCCATTTTGTCCAGATGGATCAATTTCTCAATCAGTAAAGAGTGCTATGATTGCTAGCCTTGAGGATGGATCTGTAACTCACTATACCAGATCAATTGGTATGGATGATCTACGTTTAGCTATAACTGAAAGGATAAAGGAAAGAACAGGTCTACAGCTTCATCAAGACAGGAATGTTCTAGTGACTCTATCAAAGTTGGGTTCTTCTCATGAGATAGTATCATATCTTTTGAGAGAGGCTGATGTTGCTGTTAATGAAGGTAGTCATTATGGTTGCTATGGAGAGGGTTATATCCGCATTGTGTAGGGCTCTTTTAAGGAGGATGAAGCTGCTATTGAGGTGTTTTAATCGCATAAAGGTTTCTTTAACAAAGCTAGCTAAGAATAAGGATATTATCACAAAATAAATATGTTAGTCCTATAACTTCCTATAGTTTTGCACAAATAAAGCCCCCAGTACGCATATCGTACTGGGGGCTTTAAAGGAAATAATAAACCTATTAATTTAGTTTTTTGCTGCGGCACTGGCACCAGCGATACGGCCAAAAACGATGATATCAGTTATGGCATTACCCCCTAGTCGGTTGCCAGCATGGAGACCGCCAGTAACCTCTCCTGCTGCATAAAATCCTGGGATGATATTCCCAGATTTGTCCAGTACTCGGGTGTGCTCATCAATGGACAACCCTCCCATAGTATGATGGACGGAAGGAGACCTAGGGGTGGCGTAAAATGGAGCTACTCCTACTTTAGGTCCAAAACTCTTCTTACCAAATTCTGGGTCATCTTGTTTTTCAATATAGTCGTTGTATTTTTCTATCTCTGCAACTAGTACTGCTGGATCCATTTCTAATTGTAGTGCTAAGTCCTCTAATGTATCAGCTTTGTAGATACTTTTTGTTTCAATGAGGGTGTCGATACTATCTCCCCATATATTGGTACCACCCAACTGTGGGTCTCCTGAGGTGATTTGGTCACCAATGATGTAAAAGAGAGCGTCCTCTTGTACTAATGCAGCAGATGCAAGAACGTCACGACCTGAGT
Encoded proteins:
- a CDS encoding DUF2000 domain-containing protein, yielding MEKKCVIVIDSELPTGLIANTAAVLALTLGNRIKDIIGPNVIDGDGNIHEGITTIPFPILKSKEVNIKELRNIIGSEYPDLYLVDFSNAAQTTKNYDDYTHKIAQYTTNELKYLGIAVYGDKKKINKLTGNLPLLR
- a CDS encoding amino acid permease; this encodes MVSGWKEATFLGIGAMVGAGIFVLSGVAASKAGPAVIVCFFLAATLAMLLGSCYAELPHVILVLKELMNI